Proteins from a single region of Oscillatoria sp. FACHB-1407:
- the crtR gene encoding beta-carotene hydroxylase: MVEEATPEVKTTSTVPRELLGPPGDFNPTLLMFFTAVVMVVISTLGYWRWHWVDWCCFLMNVVALHLVGTVIHDASHNVAHRDRIMNAILGHGSALMLGFSFPVFTRVHMQHHANVNDPDNDPDHFVSTGGPLFLIAARFFYHEIYFFKRRLWRKFELLEWFIARLIVATVVYFAIQYDFIGYIFNFWFSPALVVGLALGLFFDYLPHRPFQERDRWKNARVYPSPILNLLIMGQNYHLIHHLWPSIPWYHYQTAYYATQPLLDAKGCHQSLGILQGKSFWSFLYDVFLGIRFNHKSPVDELIKRQDSDSNSL; the protein is encoded by the coding sequence GTGGTAGAAGAAGCAACACCGGAGGTCAAGACAACCTCGACCGTGCCGCGAGAGCTTTTAGGACCACCGGGTGATTTTAATCCAACCCTGTTGATGTTCTTTACAGCGGTTGTGATGGTGGTGATTTCAACATTAGGTTATTGGCGGTGGCATTGGGTTGATTGGTGCTGCTTCCTGATGAATGTGGTTGCCCTCCATCTGGTCGGAACGGTGATTCATGATGCATCTCATAATGTGGCTCATCGCGATCGCATCATGAATGCCATTTTGGGGCATGGCAGTGCCCTGATGTTGGGGTTTTCTTTTCCTGTGTTTACGCGGGTTCATATGCAACACCATGCCAATGTGAATGACCCGGACAATGACCCCGACCATTTTGTTTCCACAGGAGGACCGCTCTTTTTAATTGCGGCTCGCTTTTTCTATCACGAAATCTATTTCTTTAAGCGGCGATTGTGGCGCAAGTTTGAGTTGTTGGAGTGGTTTATTGCGCGATTGATTGTGGCGACTGTCGTTTATTTCGCCATTCAATACGACTTCATCGGCTACATTTTTAACTTCTGGTTTTCTCCAGCGTTAGTGGTGGGTCTGGCTCTGGGATTGTTCTTCGATTACCTGCCCCATCGTCCATTTCAAGAGCGCGATCGCTGGAAAAATGCCAGAGTGTATCCCAGTCCGATCCTCAACTTGCTCATCATGGGACAAAACTATCATTTAATTCATCACTTGTGGCCTTCAATTCCCTGGTATCACTATCAAACGGCTTACTATGCTACTCAGCCTCTGTTAGATGCGAAAGGATGCCATCAATCTCTCGGTATTTTGCAAGGTAAGAGTTTTTGGAGCTTTTTGTACGATGTCTTTTTAGGGATTCGGTTTAACCATAAATCTCCTGTAGATGAATTAATTAAACGGCAGGATTCTGATAGCAATTCCCTCTAA
- a CDS encoding sulfotransferase domain-containing protein produces the protein MQFQVTTELVQSKEAGRVVGWIDAKRFSEVRDAYPDTQAFKVIKVHECTDAIQSEFLRGNAIGIYTFRDIRDVYVSMMRQRLKSFADIWQEGFLEACLDNYKKWTELPNVLVSKYEEIMSDLSHEVCRIASHLSISLPATASEAIANNYSLDVQQARIEQFKEKLLQTPLNPDDHRQMVDYHDEKTLLHMNHIDSAKVGRWRNDLTDLEIAHIEEKVREWCDRFGYTPSTFLRT, from the coding sequence TTGCAGTTTCAAGTTACGACCGAGTTAGTGCAAAGCAAAGAAGCGGGTCGAGTCGTTGGTTGGATCGATGCGAAACGATTTTCAGAAGTGCGAGATGCTTATCCTGATACGCAAGCCTTTAAGGTAATTAAGGTACACGAATGCACAGATGCAATTCAATCAGAATTCCTGCGAGGAAATGCGATCGGCATTTATACTTTTCGTGACATTCGGGATGTCTACGTTTCGATGATGCGACAGCGGTTAAAGTCATTTGCTGACATTTGGCAAGAGGGCTTTTTAGAAGCCTGTTTGGACAATTACAAAAAATGGACAGAACTGCCCAATGTTCTCGTCTCCAAGTATGAGGAGATTATGTCTGACCTGAGCCATGAAGTGTGTCGTATTGCTTCCCACCTCAGCATTTCACTGCCTGCAACCGCTTCAGAAGCGATCGCCAATAACTATTCCCTTGACGTGCAACAGGCACGCATTGAGCAGTTCAAAGAAAAGTTGTTGCAAACCCCACTCAATCCCGACGACCATCGTCAAATGGTGGACTATCACGATGAAAAAACCTTACTGCATATGAATCACATTGATTCCGCTAAGGTGGGCAGATGGCGCAATGACTTGACTGACCTGGAGATCGCCCACATCGAAGAAAAAGTTCGCGAGTGGTGTGATCGCTTTGGCTATACGCCATCAACTTTTTTGCGGACATAA
- a CDS encoding Calx-beta domain-containing protein, protein MLSTEFQTNSTNTLVPTPDALTPQSPLDSSLSASQSGSALVRGQDEVATRWLRGRNGKSLGAKTTNQIAGGNRSETLRGRSSDDLITGGNGNDRLFGESGNDMLSGESGRDTLMGGSGNDVLNGGTSKDTITGGSGNDTFVLAPGNGNKTLRKTDIITDFADGQDRFRLEGGLTFDRLSISQGKGDYRRDTVIRDRVTGEYLARVRGVNSNLITSQDFAALPGNAPSPSPAPIPAPSPIPAPAPIPAPSPAPIPASTTGSLAFSTANYSIGEGGTRATITVNRTGSSVGEARVNYATVAGGTATVGSDYTNTSGTLVFASGQTSRTFTIPVVNDTAVEGNETIRITLTNPINGQLGSQNAATLTITDNDTAPTPTPAPAPAPVPVPVPAPAPTPVPIGGGGGGSALPASIVSNNVKFGSGDSQATIASRGAARITIGTQTIYIGTQQVTSINQNPIIRSFDSANPANNWTRTDYEVTGADGRGYGLFWDGTNLYAVFSVDGTQGTPSEDFRRVSGSATQNWLRSYGNGGGAKVAVLARIDPRTGTMSNAAYLSANNNGRTNSLAVTGLSVGANGNLVVNANSWFSPRRPDGSAMTPLTSAGSPFNYTLEITRDLRTVTSTSAVGWR, encoded by the coding sequence GTGCTTTCTACAGAATTTCAAACCAATTCAACCAACACTTTGGTGCCAACACCAGATGCGTTGACCCCTCAAAGTCCCCTTGACTCTAGCTTGTCCGCTTCTCAGTCGGGCAGTGCTCTGGTCAGAGGGCAAGACGAGGTTGCAACTCGTTGGTTGAGAGGGAGAAATGGCAAATCGTTGGGGGCAAAAACCACGAATCAGATCGCAGGAGGCAATCGCTCTGAAACGCTGCGTGGGCGCAGTAGCGATGACCTCATTACCGGAGGCAACGGCAACGATCGCCTCTTTGGCGAAAGTGGTAATGACATGCTCTCAGGCGAATCGGGTCGCGACACCTTGATGGGTGGTAGTGGCAATGACGTTCTCAACGGTGGCACAAGCAAAGACACAATCACAGGTGGCAGCGGCAACGACACATTCGTGCTCGCGCCCGGAAATGGCAATAAAACCCTCAGAAAAACAGACATCATTACCGACTTTGCCGATGGGCAAGATCGCTTTAGATTAGAAGGCGGATTAACGTTTGATCGCCTCAGCATCTCTCAAGGAAAGGGAGATTACAGACGAGATACTGTGATTCGCGATCGCGTCACAGGAGAGTATCTCGCTCGCGTTCGGGGAGTTAATAGCAACCTGATCACCAGCCAGGATTTTGCAGCACTGCCTGGGAATGCTCCTTCGCCTAGCCCTGCCCCAATTCCGGCTCCCTCTCCAATTCCGGCACCTGCCCCAATTCCGGCTCCCTCTCCAGCCCCGATCCCAGCCTCTACAACAGGCAGTCTAGCGTTTAGCACGGCAAACTACAGCATTGGCGAAGGTGGCACCAGAGCCACGATTACGGTCAACCGGACGGGCAGCAGTGTAGGAGAAGCAAGAGTAAATTACGCCACGGTCGCAGGTGGCACGGCAACGGTCGGTTCAGACTACACTAATACCTCTGGAACCCTCGTCTTTGCGAGTGGTCAAACCAGCCGCACCTTTACCATTCCTGTTGTGAATGACACGGCTGTAGAAGGAAACGAAACCATTCGCATTACGTTGACTAACCCCATTAACGGGCAACTCGGTTCACAAAATGCAGCCACGTTAACCATCACTGACAACGATACGGCACCTACACCCACCCCTGCGCCTGCCCCGGCACCTGTTCCCGTACCTGTACCTGCGCCTGCTCCAACCCCTGTACCGATTGGTGGTGGCGGTGGTGGTAGTGCCCTACCTGCGTCTATCGTTAGCAACAACGTGAAGTTTGGTTCAGGTGATAGTCAGGCAACGATCGCTTCTAGAGGAGCAGCCCGCATTACCATCGGCACCCAGACCATCTACATCGGCACCCAGCAGGTCACAAGCATCAACCAAAACCCCATCATCCGCAGCTTTGACAGTGCTAACCCGGCTAACAACTGGACTCGCACGGATTACGAAGTCACCGGAGCCGATGGACGCGGATATGGCTTGTTCTGGGATGGCACAAATCTGTATGCCGTCTTCAGCGTGGACGGTACGCAGGGCACTCCTAGCGAGGATTTCCGCCGAGTGAGTGGCAGTGCCACCCAAAACTGGTTGCGAAGCTATGGAAATGGTGGCGGAGCGAAGGTGGCTGTTCTAGCTCGAATCGATCCTCGAACGGGTACGATGTCCAATGCGGCTTATTTGTCAGCCAACAACAACGGTAGAACCAATTCGCTGGCTGTGACTGGGCTATCCGTCGGTGCCAATGGCAATTTAGTCGTCAATGCAAACTCCTGGTTCTCACCCCGTCGTCCAGATGGTTCGGCGATGACTCCGCTCACGTCGGCTGGGTCACCGTTTAACTACACCCTGGAAATCACACGGGATCTGCGAACTGTAACGAGCACCTCAGCTGTAGGTTGGCGTTAA
- a CDS encoding peptidoglycan-binding domain-containing protein — translation MLLPIASIFDIVTTDAKIGTNTETEIDTPRCSTMLVQGDSGADVLELQRLLLRWSAFSGYRQTDDADGMSGYFDEAVRTAVETFQGAMFLQPNGVVGALTWRSLYSGVPIHMPTLHPGAQGIEVSRLQKILAATADLPSDAITSVYDATTEQVVRQVQDQAGLSVSGIVDSDTWRALSRAIAYSRMAGNNQSSNREG, via the coding sequence ATGCTGCTTCCGATCGCTTCAATTTTTGACATCGTTACAACAGATGCAAAGATAGGTACAAATACAGAGACAGAAATCGATACTCCCCGTTGTTCTACGATGCTGGTGCAGGGAGATAGCGGTGCAGATGTCCTGGAGTTACAACGGCTTTTGTTGCGGTGGTCTGCCTTTTCGGGTTATCGCCAAACGGATGATGCGGATGGCATGAGTGGGTACTTTGATGAAGCCGTCAGAACGGCAGTAGAAACCTTTCAAGGAGCAATGTTTTTGCAGCCAAACGGCGTTGTTGGAGCGTTGACGTGGCGATCGCTCTACAGTGGGGTTCCTATCCATATGCCAACGTTGCACCCCGGTGCTCAAGGCATTGAAGTCTCACGCTTACAAAAAATTCTTGCGGCAACGGCTGACCTACCCTCTGATGCCATCACCAGCGTTTATGACGCTACAACCGAACAGGTCGTGCGACAGGTGCAGGATCAGGCGGGTTTGAGTGTTAGCGGAATTGTGGATAGCGATACCTGGCGTGCTTTGAGTCGGGCGATCGCCTATTCTCGTATGGCGGGTAACAACCAGAGTTCTAATAGAGAAGGATAA
- a CDS encoding DMT family transporter: MLGFLIVLLSSFFFCFQNVIVRVLFNQVSILGVIQTGGFVTPTLQHSFLLMFMRMVLVVPLMGAIASQLYPPTWKELGRLRQLEQRSLLLQSVGCGLLMFLYLALLYVSLGMIAAGISMTLFFTYPVFTALFSWRWFGDRPTLLRWSVMSFVFVGSALTIPHHSTTTTNHTWIGITTGLAAGVTYALYTVFAQKSFERLHPVPFTWLSFATTLVLSGISLLVWHGQEAHLPWVPLWIGGLLSALFTFAGHLLNNIGIRSIGATSAAMVAASNPALTAVLAWVAIQEMLSGLQIVGVAIASLGVALLSREHRASASKAS, from the coding sequence GTGCTGGGCTTTCTAATTGTTCTGTTGTCCTCCTTTTTCTTCTGTTTTCAAAATGTCATCGTTCGGGTGCTGTTTAATCAAGTCAGCATTTTGGGGGTGATTCAAACAGGTGGATTTGTCACACCAACATTGCAACATTCCTTTCTATTAATGTTTATGCGGATGGTGTTGGTTGTGCCATTGATGGGGGCGATCGCCTCTCAACTTTATCCCCCCACATGGAAAGAACTGGGACGCTTGCGACAACTAGAGCAGCGATCGCTCCTATTACAGTCCGTTGGCTGTGGATTGTTAATGTTTCTCTACCTGGCATTGCTCTACGTTTCTCTGGGCATGATTGCTGCGGGCATCTCCATGACGCTGTTCTTTACCTACCCGGTGTTTACCGCGTTATTTTCCTGGCGGTGGTTTGGCGATCGCCCGACACTGCTTCGCTGGAGCGTCATGAGCTTTGTTTTTGTCGGCAGTGCGTTAACCATTCCCCACCACAGCACCACAACCACCAACCACACCTGGATTGGCATCACTACAGGATTAGCCGCAGGGGTCACCTACGCGCTTTATACCGTCTTTGCCCAGAAGAGTTTTGAGAGACTGCATCCAGTCCCTTTTACCTGGCTTAGTTTCGCTACAACCCTTGTCCTATCCGGGATTAGCCTTTTAGTATGGCACGGGCAAGAGGCTCATCTGCCCTGGGTGCCCTTATGGATTGGAGGATTGCTCTCTGCCCTGTTTACCTTTGCCGGACATCTGCTGAATAACATTGGTATCCGGTCGATTGGAGCCACATCAGCCGCCATGGTAGCTGCCAGCAATCCTGCCCTGACCGCTGTATTGGCATGGGTTGCCATTCAGGAAATGCTGAGTGGGCTGCAAATCGTGGGAGTGGCGATCGCCAGTTTAGGTGTGGCTTTGCTCAGCCGAGAACATCGTGCGTCTGCATCAAAAGCATCATGA
- a CDS encoding DMT family transporter, with the protein MRSLDIAELLLLAAVWGGSFLFMRIAAPALGPVWLIEIRVLLAGLALLPILMRLNLWHEVRRKSLPLFIVGCVNSALPFVLLAFATLSLPAGFTSILNATAPLFGMVVVRVWFNEKLTLRRFIGFILGFIGVVILIGLKPIALTPTFLLAAGASLLAALCYAIAAPYAKQHLAGVPPLVTATMSQLSAAVFLLPAMPFTAPTTIPGPSILVTVLALALVSTAFAYILYFRLIRNVGSTQALTVTYLVPLFAMLWGALVLQEPITSSMMLGCALILLGTAIATNHDRS; encoded by the coding sequence ATGCGATCGCTAGACATTGCCGAACTCCTCCTGTTAGCTGCTGTTTGGGGTGGTTCCTTCCTATTCATGCGAATTGCGGCTCCTGCCCTTGGTCCCGTCTGGTTGATTGAGATTCGTGTGTTGCTGGCAGGGCTTGCGCTCCTCCCCATTCTCATGCGGCTGAATCTATGGCATGAGGTGCGCCGCAAAAGCCTTCCCCTGTTTATCGTGGGCTGTGTCAACTCAGCCTTGCCCTTTGTATTGTTAGCCTTTGCAACGCTGTCGCTACCTGCTGGATTTACCTCCATCTTGAATGCAACTGCTCCCCTGTTTGGAATGGTGGTGGTACGGGTCTGGTTTAACGAAAAGCTGACCTTGAGACGGTTTATCGGCTTTATTTTGGGGTTTATCGGAGTTGTGATCCTGATTGGTCTAAAACCGATCGCCCTGACTCCTACGTTTCTATTAGCGGCAGGAGCTAGCCTTTTGGCTGCACTGTGTTATGCGATCGCGGCTCCCTACGCTAAACAACATCTGGCTGGTGTTCCACCACTGGTCACTGCCACCATGAGCCAATTGAGCGCGGCTGTGTTTTTGTTACCTGCAATGCCATTCACCGCTCCAACAACCATTCCTGGTCCTTCTATTCTCGTGACCGTGCTGGCACTGGCATTGGTGTCTACTGCCTTTGCTTACATTCTCTATTTTCGGCTAATTCGCAATGTTGGCTCCACCCAAGCGTTAACCGTCACGTATCTGGTACCGCTGTTTGCTATGTTATGGGGAGCATTAGTGTTGCAAGAGCCGATCACCTCATCGATGATGCTGGGTTGTGCCTTGATTTTGTTAGGAACGGCGATCGCCACTAATCATGACCGCTCATGA
- a CDS encoding YdeI/OmpD-associated family protein, with protein MTRAEWRNWLEQHHTRPDGVWLISYKKGTGKPRFDYDEAVEEALCFGWIDSKPNKLDEERSLLWFAPRKPRTGWSKLNKERVERLMAQGLMMPPGLAKVEAAKQDGSWNALDAIEALEIPPDLEAALISCAPAQQNFEAFPRSVKRGILEWIASAKKPETRAKRIAETAQLAAQNMRANQWRS; from the coding sequence ATGACTCGTGCTGAGTGGCGCAATTGGTTAGAGCAACATCACACTCGACCCGATGGAGTCTGGTTGATTAGCTACAAAAAGGGAACAGGCAAACCCCGATTTGATTACGATGAAGCCGTGGAAGAGGCATTGTGCTTTGGCTGGATTGATAGCAAACCCAATAAGCTGGATGAGGAGCGATCGCTGTTGTGGTTTGCCCCTCGAAAACCTCGAACAGGATGGTCAAAGTTGAATAAGGAACGGGTTGAGCGGTTGATGGCGCAGGGGTTGATGATGCCTCCTGGACTGGCGAAGGTGGAAGCTGCCAAACAAGATGGTTCCTGGAACGCACTGGATGCGATCGAGGCGTTGGAGATTCCACCGGATTTAGAAGCCGCCTTGATTAGCTGTGCTCCTGCTCAGCAAAACTTTGAGGCATTTCCACGGTCGGTGAAGCGGGGTATTTTAGAGTGGATCGCGTCTGCCAAGAAGCCAGAGACACGCGCCAAACGGATTGCTGAAACGGCTCAATTGGCGGCTCAAAACATGCGAGCCAATCAGTGGCGGTCATGA